In Opitutaceae bacterium TAV5, one genomic interval encodes:
- a CDS encoding peptidase, which translates to MNLRKTVFWLHLAAGLTAGMVIAIMSFTGAALAFENEIVAWAERDARRIGPPPAAPDGAAPARLSLDDLVARVRADQEIEARPTAVTVSAGPADAVTLAFGRDATWYANPYTGVARQPASTRVHDFMHLMEDWHRRLAMAGDNRATGRAITGACNAAFFVLAVTGLYLWWPRRWTWRALRPSVRFMKLRGRARDWNWHNVVGFWSLPVLIVLTATGMVISYRWASNLVWRVAGEEPPAQGAGPGGAAASGSDLKIDRPEGARRIGYAGAFEHIAAAIPDWSQITLREGLGGRRGAPPPAAATGDSSAPAEAAGQRPAAESLAGNATGRGERSGGERAARGERGERGQGAERRSGQGEQRAGGGGRAPQPYSATVRQDAVWPPFASTQLVLNPWTGETLSRSGYADQTPGRKLRGWMRQLHTGAALGWPGQLLAGLASLGGVVLVYTGFALSWRRFFQRRKVAAPVVSPAAEPARQRP; encoded by the coding sequence ATGAATCTCCGCAAAACCGTTTTCTGGCTCCACCTCGCCGCCGGCCTCACGGCCGGCATGGTTATCGCCATCATGTCGTTCACCGGCGCGGCGCTCGCGTTCGAAAACGAAATCGTGGCCTGGGCCGAGCGCGATGCCCGCCGCATCGGGCCGCCGCCCGCCGCTCCCGATGGCGCGGCGCCCGCCCGCCTTTCGCTGGATGATCTGGTGGCCCGGGTCCGGGCCGACCAGGAGATCGAAGCCCGCCCCACGGCCGTCACCGTGAGCGCCGGTCCGGCCGATGCCGTCACGCTCGCTTTCGGGCGCGACGCCACCTGGTACGCCAACCCGTATACCGGCGTGGCCCGCCAGCCCGCCTCGACCCGCGTCCACGATTTCATGCACCTGATGGAGGACTGGCACCGCCGGCTCGCCATGGCGGGCGACAACCGTGCCACCGGCCGCGCCATCACCGGCGCGTGCAACGCCGCCTTTTTTGTGCTCGCTGTCACCGGCCTGTACCTCTGGTGGCCGCGCCGCTGGACGTGGCGCGCGCTCCGTCCGTCCGTCCGGTTCATGAAACTGCGCGGCCGCGCCCGCGACTGGAACTGGCACAACGTGGTCGGTTTCTGGTCGCTTCCCGTGCTCATTGTGCTCACCGCGACCGGCATGGTCATCTCGTACCGCTGGGCCAGCAATCTCGTCTGGCGCGTGGCCGGCGAGGAGCCGCCCGCGCAAGGCGCCGGCCCCGGCGGCGCCGCGGCCTCCGGCAGCGACCTGAAAATCGACCGGCCCGAAGGCGCACGCCGCATCGGTTACGCCGGCGCGTTCGAACACATCGCCGCCGCGATCCCCGACTGGTCGCAGATCACGCTGCGCGAAGGGCTCGGCGGCCGCCGCGGCGCGCCTCCTCCGGCCGCCGCCACCGGCGACAGTTCCGCTCCGGCCGAGGCTGCCGGGCAACGCCCCGCCGCCGAATCCCTCGCCGGCAACGCAACCGGGCGCGGCGAGCGCAGCGGCGGCGAACGCGCTGCGCGTGGCGAACGCGGCGAGCGAGGCCAGGGTGCCGAACGGCGTTCCGGCCAGGGCGAGCAGCGGGCCGGCGGCGGCGGTCGCGCTCCGCAGCCTTACAGCGCCACCGTGCGCCAGGATGCCGTCTGGCCTCCCTTCGCCTCCACCCAGCTCGTGCTCAACCCCTGGACAGGGGAAACCCTTTCACGCAGCGGTTACGCCGACCAGACTCCGGGCCGCAAACTCCGCGGCTGGATGCGCCAGCTCCACACCGGGGCCGCGCTCGGCTGGCCGGGCCAGCTCCTCGCCGGCCTCGCCTCGCTCGGCGGCGTGGTTCTCGTCTACACCGGTTTTGCCTTGAGCTGGCGGCGTTTTTTCCAGCGGCGCAAGGTCGCGGCTCCGGTTGTGTCCCCGGCGGCGGAACCGGCGCGCCAGCGCCCGTAA
- a CDS encoding Fe(II)-dependent oxygenase, which translates to MILDIPDVLPPDQLARARQLLETAEWIDGKATAGHQAARVKDNQQLATDNPAAREVGDMILRALGQNPLFMSAALPLRILPPMFNRYTGGQTYGTHVDASIRQIPGTGQRLRTDLSCTLFFAGPEEYDGGELVIEDTYGAKSVKLPAGHMILYPGTSLHRVTPVTRGARLCSFFWVQSLVRDDARRGLLFETDVAIQRLSADHPGHASAVQLTGVYHNLLRQWAEV; encoded by the coding sequence ATGATTCTCGACATTCCCGACGTCCTCCCGCCCGACCAGCTCGCCCGCGCCCGCCAGCTCCTTGAAACCGCCGAGTGGATCGACGGCAAGGCCACCGCCGGCCACCAGGCCGCGCGCGTGAAAGACAACCAGCAGCTCGCCACCGACAACCCCGCCGCCCGCGAAGTCGGTGACATGATCCTGCGCGCCCTTGGCCAGAATCCGCTCTTCATGTCGGCCGCGCTCCCGCTGCGCATTCTCCCGCCGATGTTCAACCGCTACACCGGCGGCCAGACCTATGGCACGCACGTCGACGCCTCCATCCGCCAGATCCCCGGCACCGGCCAGCGCCTGCGCACCGACCTCTCCTGCACCCTCTTCTTCGCCGGGCCCGAGGAATACGACGGCGGCGAACTCGTCATCGAGGACACCTACGGAGCGAAGAGCGTCAAGCTCCCCGCCGGCCACATGATCCTCTATCCCGGCACCAGCCTGCACCGCGTCACCCCGGTGACGCGCGGCGCCCGCCTCTGTTCCTTCTTCTGGGTGCAGAGTCTCGTCCGCGACGATGCCCGCCGCGGTCTTCTCTTCGAAACCGACGTCGCCATCCAGCGTCTCTCTGCCGATCATCCCGGCCATGCATCCGCCGTCCAGCTCACCGGCGTCTATCACAACCTCCTCCGCCAGTGGGCCGAGGTGTGA
- a CDS encoding catecholate siderophore receptor Fiu (Fiu; YbiL; porin involved in the uptake of iron complexed with catecholate siderophores (e.g. dihydroxybenzoylserine, dihydroxybenzoate) and beta lactam agents; Fiu interacts with TonB which provides the energy required for transport across the outer membrane; acts as a receptor for iron-siderophores and microcins E492, M, and H47; outer membrane protein): MAGSLGAQVAADPAATAPAGTPPADPAADGADKVELPALDIAGSREKQLSSPKFTEPVLDTPQTIVIIPQEVFNQQGAANLSDVLRNTPGITFTAGETGNPGGGDAFTMRGFDTSGSIFVDGVRDTGTYKRDIYNIEQVEIAKGPAGADNGRGGSSGYVNLSTKTPQLGTFVNGTASYGISEHGGEDQRRITADYNQDLGAAGAAFRLNLMGQDSGLPGRDFAEDTGWGISPSVAFGLGTPTRLVIAGSWDEQHNIPDSGIPVGALPGQTPGLAPVDQTNFYGLATDYDDVVHRSIMARVEHDLSPDTTIRNQTVFTKTERDAVTTYPGSSNTATFDPVTGLVTPRTVRSEQDNDILSNQTNLTTRFDTGSLRHDFSAGFDLTRENQYVPTWSNITTGTPTDVHNPDPHRPSPQPTRAANGAYARSTIDTAALYAFDTIHITDKLLVNLSGRWEKYWTNYKALATDDTFSRIKASDDLFSWKAGVAYKPVKEGTLYAAYGNSMIPPGSTFTLSAAAGNANNPNTDPQEARNYETGVKWEFFESRLLATLAYFYSENTNVPVSTGDPLVPFRYDSSQVVQGIELGLSGKITDNWLVFAGFAWMDSENKTPSAAPGTTTDGADLRFTPKLSGNLWTTYRFPFGLTIGGGVQYVDTVSRATNTATTPTATSLADVPDYWLFNGLASYEVNRHLTLRLNVNNIFDEDYYRLNNNGGRYYPGASRTFVLSADVSF; the protein is encoded by the coding sequence ATGGCCGGTTCGCTCGGCGCGCAGGTCGCGGCTGATCCCGCCGCCACTGCCCCGGCCGGCACGCCGCCCGCCGATCCGGCGGCCGACGGCGCCGACAAGGTCGAGTTGCCTGCCCTCGATATCGCCGGTTCTCGCGAAAAGCAGCTCAGTTCCCCCAAATTCACCGAGCCCGTTCTCGATACTCCGCAGACGATCGTGATCATCCCGCAGGAAGTGTTCAACCAGCAGGGCGCGGCCAACCTCAGCGACGTGCTCCGCAACACCCCGGGCATCACCTTCACTGCCGGCGAGACCGGCAATCCCGGCGGCGGCGACGCCTTCACCATGCGCGGCTTCGACACCTCGGGCAGCATCTTCGTCGATGGCGTCCGCGACACCGGCACCTACAAGCGCGACATCTACAACATCGAGCAGGTCGAGATCGCCAAGGGCCCCGCCGGCGCCGACAACGGCCGCGGCGGCAGCTCCGGCTACGTCAACCTCTCCACCAAGACCCCGCAGCTCGGCACCTTCGTCAACGGCACCGCCAGCTACGGCATCTCCGAACACGGCGGCGAGGACCAGCGCCGGATCACGGCCGACTACAACCAGGACCTCGGCGCGGCCGGCGCCGCCTTCCGCCTCAATCTCATGGGCCAGGACAGCGGCCTCCCCGGACGCGATTTCGCCGAAGACACCGGCTGGGGCATCTCGCCCTCGGTCGCCTTTGGCCTCGGCACCCCCACCCGCCTCGTCATCGCCGGTTCCTGGGACGAGCAGCACAACATCCCCGACTCCGGCATTCCGGTCGGCGCGCTCCCCGGCCAGACGCCCGGCCTCGCGCCCGTTGACCAGACCAATTTCTACGGCCTCGCCACCGACTACGACGATGTCGTCCACCGGTCGATCATGGCCCGTGTCGAGCACGACCTCTCGCCCGACACCACTATCCGCAACCAGACCGTCTTCACCAAGACCGAACGCGACGCCGTCACCACCTATCCGGGCAGCTCCAACACCGCCACCTTCGACCCCGTCACCGGCCTCGTCACGCCGCGCACCGTCCGCAGCGAGCAGGACAACGACATCCTCTCCAACCAGACCAACCTCACCACCCGTTTCGACACCGGCAGCCTGCGGCACGACTTCAGCGCCGGCTTCGATCTCACCCGCGAAAACCAGTACGTGCCCACCTGGAGCAACATCACAACCGGCACGCCGACGGACGTCCACAATCCCGACCCGCACCGCCCCAGCCCGCAGCCGACGCGCGCCGCCAACGGGGCCTACGCCCGGTCCACGATCGACACCGCCGCGCTCTACGCCTTCGACACGATCCACATCACCGACAAGCTCCTCGTCAACCTGAGCGGCCGTTGGGAAAAATACTGGACCAACTACAAGGCCCTTGCGACCGACGACACCTTCAGCCGCATCAAGGCCAGCGACGACCTCTTCAGCTGGAAGGCCGGCGTCGCCTACAAGCCCGTCAAGGAAGGCACGCTCTACGCCGCCTACGGCAACTCGATGATCCCGCCCGGCAGCACCTTCACCCTCTCCGCCGCCGCCGGCAACGCCAACAACCCCAACACCGATCCGCAGGAAGCCCGCAACTACGAGACCGGCGTGAAGTGGGAATTCTTCGAGAGCCGCCTCCTCGCCACCCTGGCGTACTTCTATTCGGAAAACACCAACGTCCCCGTCTCCACCGGCGACCCGCTCGTCCCCTTCCGGTACGACTCCTCGCAGGTTGTCCAGGGCATCGAACTCGGCCTCTCCGGCAAGATCACCGACAACTGGCTCGTTTTCGCCGGCTTCGCCTGGATGGACAGCGAGAACAAGACGCCCTCCGCCGCACCCGGCACCACCACCGACGGCGCCGACCTCCGCTTCACGCCCAAGCTCTCCGGCAACCTCTGGACGACCTACCGCTTCCCCTTCGGCCTCACGATCGGCGGCGGTGTCCAGTATGTGGATACGGTGAGCCGCGCCACCAACACCGCCACCACGCCCACCGCCACCTCGCTGGCCGACGTGCCGGATTACTGGCTCTTCAACGGCCTGGCCTCGTACGAGGTCAACCGCCACCTCACCCTCCGTCTCAATGTGAACAACATCTTCGACGAAGACTACTACCGCCTGAACAACAACGGCGGCCGTTATTATCCCGGCGCTTCCCGCACCTTCGTGCTCAGCGCCGATGTGTCGTTCTGA